A window from Solanum stenotomum isolate F172 chromosome 7, ASM1918654v1, whole genome shotgun sequence encodes these proteins:
- the LOC125870538 gene encoding 40S ribosomal protein S24-1 has translation MADKAVTIRTRKFMTNRLLARKQFIIDVLHPGRANVSKAELKEKLSRMYEVKDPNAIFVFKFRTHFGGGKSTGFGLIYDSVENAKKYEPKYRLIRNGLDTKVEKSRKQMKERKNRAKKVRGVKKTKAGDAKKK, from the exons ATGGCGGACAAGGCAGTGACTATTAGAACTAGGAAGTTCATGACCAATAGGTTGCTTGCAAGGAAACAATTC ATTATTGATGTATTGCATCCTGGAAGAGCTAATGTTTCCaag GCtgagttgaaagaaaaattgtcaaGGATGTATGAAGTGAAGGATCCAAATGCCATCTTTGTGTTCAAGTTCAGAACCCACTTTGGAGGAGGCAAATCTACTGGCTTTGGTTTGATCTATGACTCTGTTGAGAATGCCAAGAAGTATGAGCCAAAGTACAGGCTGATCAGG AATGGATTGGACACTAAGGTGGAGAAGTCCAGAAAGCAAATGAAGGAGAGGAAGAACAGAGCCAAGAAAGTCCGTGGTGTTAAGAAG ACAAAGGCCGGAGATGCCAAGAAGAAATGA
- the LOC125869603 gene encoding uncharacterized protein LOC125869603: MASTVNLFIFLISIFICTANPMFCSTSESRRHLLQTSSLSPSPSPLPLAVILSNLGFNDLADASLNSSISTVNFPLTIFAPTDSSLLTCPSCSIPLLLQEHSVLGLYSFHFLRSLAFGTKIETLAPTRCLTITPSRSGNSSKEVFVNGVEITKPDIYNNGFFIVHGIQGYVSHLSSISCRIESMTTLSFPFLPPPTAAFAATRLMLKDVMGRLRIGGYTLVALAMRVKYPELADLKSMTVFAMDDLSIFGIGIGHEYVANLGFHIVPNRLLMASELAELAPNTELMTMDKEGKLVVTTAGGNGPLVPMRINYVKVKNYDLVYNKRIVVHGLSTPFPRIHLHDRSADVSIRISDGSLGQ, from the coding sequence atGGCGTCCACTGTTAATctcttcatcttcctcatttCCATTTTCATCTGCACTGCAAACCCAATGTTCTGTTCAACATCAGAATCTCGTCGTCACCTTCTGCAAACTTCATCTCTGTCTCCATCTCCATCACCACTTCCGTTGgcagtcattctctcaaatctTGGATTCAATGACCTCGCTGATGCttctctcaattcctccatCTCCACCGTTAATTTCCCACTTACCATTTTTGCCCCTACTGATTCCTCCCTCCTCACTTGCCCTTCTTGTTCCAttccccttcttcttcaagaacacTCTGTTCTTGGTCTCTACTCGTTTCACTTCCTCCGGAGTTTAGCATTTGGTACCAAGATTGAAACTTTAGCCCCAACTCGATGTCTCACGATTACCCCATCTCGATCCGGAAATTCCTCAAAGGAAGTGTTCGTTAATGGGGTGGAAATTACTAAACCGGATATCTACAACAATGGGTTCTTCATTGTTCACGGTATACAGGGGTATGTCTCTCatctttcttcaatttcttgCAGAATTGAGAGTATGACTACTTTATCCTTCCCGTTTCTTCCGCCACCTACGGCAGCGTTTGCTGCCACGCGCTTGATGTTAAAAGATGTAATGGGTCGTTTGCGTATTGGTGGTTATACTTTGGTGGCACTTGCTATGAGGGTTAAGTACCCTGAATTAGCGGATTTGAAATCGATGACTGTTTTTGCAATGGATGATTTGTCTATATTTGGTATTGGAATTGGGCATGAGTATGTAGCAAATCTTGGGTTTCATATTGTACCTAATAGGTTGTTAATGGCGTCGGAGTTGGCGGAATTGGCTCCTAATACAGAGCTGATGACAATGGACAAAGAGGGGAAATTGGTGGTGACTACTGCAGGTGGCAATGGTCCTTTGGTTCCAATGAGGATCAATTATGTTAAAGTCAAGAATTATGATCTTGTTTACAATAAAAGGATTGTGGTTCATGGACTCTCAACGCCATTTCCGCGTATTCATCTTCATGATCGCTCTGCTGATGTATCCATAAGAATTTCAGATGGATCCTTAGGTCAATGA